The Streptococcaceae bacterium ESL0729 genome has a segment encoding these proteins:
- a CDS encoding alpha/beta hydrolase, producing MKVTRKMIAPNLRWRGEILKSILPWHSKRGFYFSQFLLDQILEQLRPAADISFEEVFIDRTDGSKLRLCIYKSKDYQSKDALPGLLWFHGGGYAMGRPEIETGIIEGFIRASPAVIIAPDYQLSLEKPYPAALDDAYLSLLWMKNNHEELGIREDQLFIGGESAGGGLTCALSAYARDRGEVSIAFQIPLYPMLDDREQTDSEISNNAPIWDQKANILAWKLYLGNGYGSSDVPFYAAPARLTNFKNLPPTYSFVGSIEPFYDETKAYIEKINSSGGEAELDVYEGCYHAFNMVAPNSSQGKEANKKLFKVYQKAVKTYFASQQKDRKKGV from the coding sequence ATGAAAGTTACTAGAAAAATGATTGCTCCAAATTTACGATGGCGGGGGGAAATTCTTAAATCAATATTACCCTGGCATAGTAAAAGAGGTTTTTATTTTAGTCAATTTTTACTTGATCAGATCCTTGAACAACTAAGACCAGCTGCTGATATTTCCTTTGAGGAGGTCTTTATTGACCGGACTGATGGTAGTAAACTCAGACTTTGTATCTATAAATCTAAAGACTACCAGTCAAAGGATGCTTTACCTGGTCTCCTCTGGTTTCATGGGGGTGGATATGCCATGGGTCGCCCTGAGATTGAGACGGGGATTATTGAAGGATTTATTAGGGCAAGCCCTGCGGTTATTATCGCACCCGACTATCAACTGTCGCTTGAAAAGCCCTATCCGGCTGCTCTTGATGATGCTTATTTGAGCCTTTTATGGATGAAAAATAATCATGAGGAGCTTGGAATAAGGGAGGATCAACTTTTTATTGGGGGAGAAAGTGCAGGAGGTGGTCTTACCTGTGCCCTTTCAGCCTATGCTAGAGATAGGGGTGAGGTAAGTATTGCCTTTCAAATTCCCCTTTATCCCATGCTTGATGACCGTGAACAGACGGATTCAGAAATCAGTAATAATGCTCCTATTTGGGATCAAAAAGCTAATATTTTGGCTTGGAAACTGTATCTAGGAAATGGGTATGGAAGTAGTGACGTGCCCTTCTATGCAGCACCAGCAAGACTTACAAATTTTAAAAACCTTCCGCCGACCTACTCCTTTGTTGGGTCAATTGAGCCCTTTTATGATGAGACAAAAGCTTACATTGAAAAAATTAACTCAAGTGGAGGAGAGGCAGAGCTTGACGTTTATGAAGGTTGTTATCATGCTTTTAATATGGTTGCTCCAAACTCGTCTCAAGGAAAAGAAGCTAATAAAAAATTATTTAAGGTTTATCAGAAGGCGGTTAAGACTTATTTTGCCAGCCAACAAAAGGATAGAAAAAAAGGAGTTTAG
- a CDS encoding C39 family peptidase: MKFKKKIGMPLILISVFLGLIFAFSAIQTKDTTDINHLKNELRTTQDKLKAAEDKNQALEEAVANPIKAYGNEARAELQKQGLNANLILQTDERWANLPYGWGTYTTFDKNACAIASLSMINANYQKGDLSVQNVLDWAKNDYFTDEGTSWNIFPAFAEKYDYNFTDLGDNIDSALSYLSQGIPVVASVKPGIFTSVGHILVLSSLDDQGIHLLDPNDDAKKRHSLTAFSKEQIQNELAHLWVYTAK, translated from the coding sequence ATGAAATTTAAAAAGAAAATCGGAATGCCCTTAATTTTAATATCAGTCTTTTTAGGGCTTATTTTTGCTTTTTCTGCCATCCAAACCAAGGATACAACGGACATTAACCATCTAAAAAATGAACTTCGTACAACTCAAGACAAATTAAAAGCCGCTGAAGATAAAAATCAAGCCCTTGAAGAGGCTGTCGCTAATCCCATAAAAGCTTATGGTAATGAAGCACGGGCTGAACTTCAAAAGCAGGGCCTAAATGCCAACCTCATCCTACAAACTGACGAAAGATGGGCTAATCTTCCTTACGGCTGGGGTACCTACACCACTTTTGACAAAAATGCCTGTGCCATAGCCTCACTTTCAATGATTAATGCTAACTATCAAAAGGGGGATTTATCAGTCCAAAATGTTTTAGATTGGGCTAAAAATGACTACTTTACCGATGAGGGTACCTCTTGGAACATTTTCCCTGCCTTTGCTGAAAAATATGACTATAACTTTACTGACCTTGGAGACAATATTGACAGTGCCCTTTCTTACCTAAGCCAGGGAATTCCAGTCGTTGCATCAGTCAAACCAGGAATCTTTACATCAGTTGGTCACATCTTGGTTCTAAGTTCTTTAGATGACCAAGGAATCCACCTTCTTGATCCAAATGATGATGCTAAAAAAAGGCATTCACTAACTGCCTTTAGCAAAGAGCAAATCCAAAATGAACTTGCCCATCTCTGGGTCTATACAGCAAAATAA
- a CDS encoding DUF536 domain-containing protein, whose protein sequence is MDLKTVSELSDLFGVTRQAMNNRVKKLPGEYVEKNEKGTTVVNINGIKELENIYGKKVTFKPEEEGEDKGASEQGLASLLTSLMEDKNAEIRRLNEQLRVKDSQLATKDNQIAIKDQQIFEKDKQLDQQQQLTAKAMADSEQLRLDSEQLKLDSEQLKEDAEKLKTDLDTDKKKGFFAKLFGKKENVKDE, encoded by the coding sequence ATGGATTTAAAAACTGTAAGTGAATTGTCGGATTTATTCGGCGTAACCCGGCAGGCCATGAATAACCGGGTTAAAAAATTACCTGGGGAGTATGTTGAAAAAAATGAAAAGGGTACAACCGTTGTAAACATCAATGGTATTAAGGAACTGGAAAATATCTATGGTAAGAAGGTTACTTTCAAGCCTGAAGAAGAGGGTGAGGACAAGGGAGCCTCAGAGCAAGGTTTAGCTAGCCTTCTTACAAGTCTTATGGAGGATAAGAATGCTGAGATTAGACGCTTAAATGAGCAGTTAAGGGTCAAAGATAGCCAACTGGCCACCAAGGACAACCAAATTGCCATTAAGGATCAGCAAATTTTTGAAAAGGACAAGCAGCTTGATCAACAGCAGCAATTAACTGCTAAAGCCATGGCCGATAGTGAGCAATTACGTCTTGATAGTGAGCAGTTAAAACTTGATTCAGAGCAGCTGAAAGAAGATGCTGAAAAGTTGAAAACAGACCTTGATACTGACAAGAAAAAGGGCTTTTTTGCTAAACTATTTGGTAAAAAAGAAAATGTTAAAGATGAGTAA
- the gap gene encoding type I glyceraldehyde-3-phosphate dehydrogenase produces the protein MVIKVGINGFGRIGRLAFRRIQEIEGVEVARINDLTNPEMLAHLLKYDSTQGRFDGSVEVAEGGFNVNGKFVKVSAEADPTKIDWKNDDVQIVLEATGFFASKEKAELHLHENGAQKVVITAPGGADVKTIVFNTNHDVLDGTETVISAGSCTTNCLAPMADALNKEFGLKAGTMTTVHGYTGDQMLLDGPHRGGDFRRARAAAINIVPNSTGAAKAIGLVIPELNGKLSGHAQRVPIPTGSLTELVSILGKEVTVEEVNEVMAKAANESYGYNTDDIVSSDIVGMSFGSLFDATQTEIITGDDNAQLVKTVAWYDNEMSYTSQLVRTLEYFAKIAK, from the coding sequence ATGGTAATTAAAGTCGGTATTAATGGTTTTGGACGTATCGGGCGTCTTGCATTCCGTCGTATTCAAGAAATCGAAGGTGTTGAAGTTGCTCGTATCAACGATCTAACTAACCCAGAAATGCTTGCTCACCTTTTAAAATATGATTCAACTCAAGGTCGTTTCGACGGTTCTGTTGAAGTTGCTGAAGGTGGATTTAACGTTAACGGTAAATTCGTTAAAGTTTCTGCTGAAGCTGACCCAACAAAAATCGATTGGAAAAACGATGATGTTCAAATCGTTCTTGAAGCAACTGGATTCTTCGCTTCCAAAGAAAAAGCTGAACTTCACCTTCACGAAAATGGAGCTCAAAAAGTTGTAATCACTGCACCTGGTGGAGCTGATGTTAAAACTATCGTTTTCAACACTAACCATGATGTACTTGATGGAACTGAAACAGTAATCTCTGCTGGTTCATGTACTACTAACTGTCTTGCACCAATGGCTGACGCTCTTAACAAAGAATTCGGTCTTAAAGCTGGTACAATGACTACAGTTCACGGATACACTGGTGACCAAATGCTTCTTGATGGTCCTCACCGTGGTGGAGACTTCCGTCGTGCGCGTGCTGCTGCAATCAACATCGTTCCTAACTCAACTGGTGCTGCTAAAGCTATCGGTCTTGTAATCCCTGAGTTAAACGGTAAACTTTCAGGTCACGCACAACGTGTTCCAATCCCAACTGGATCACTTACTGAACTTGTAAGCATCCTTGGTAAAGAAGTTACTGTTGAAGAAGTAAACGAAGTTATGGCTAAAGCTGCTAACGAATCTTACGGATACAACACTGACGACATCGTTTCATCTGACATCGTTGGTATGTCATTTGGATCACTTTTCGATGCTACTCAAACAGAAATCATCACTGGTGATGACAATGCACAACTAGTTAAAACTGTTGCTTGGTATGACAACGAAATGTCATACACTTCACAACTAGTTCGTACTCTTGAGTACTTCGCAAAAATCGCTAAATAA